The Mobula hypostoma chromosome 9, sMobHyp1.1, whole genome shotgun sequence genomic sequence AGAATAGATATGTCGCATATTATCAGTTGTATATGTGGGAGGAGATAATGGGACTGCCTATGTTCACGTAAAAATGATAGGTTTTATTGCATGGCTTAAAATTCCTTGGGTGATATCACAAGTTTAATATTTGCTGTGCCCATGTAGAAAGTAAGAGTTGTCACTTACCTAAAGCCTCTTTTTTGGTTGTTGTTATTTCTAGCATatgtgcatttaaaaaaaaattttagaCCTTTGACTAATTTTCTTTTataccgattttttttctactgtAGGTAGTATTTTTAGTTTATCTCTGGAGTAGAGAAAGTGAACAAGATCTTCTTGTGCACAAGCCTGTGGCTAAATGGACTGCTAAAGAAGTGACTCTTTGGTTAGAGCAATTGGGTCAATGGGCTActgtttacaaagacaggtttcTGGAGGAGGAAGTGAACGGAAGGTGAGGTTCGGTTCAGTTTATCTGAAAGAGGTCATGTTCTTTAGTATAATTGAGGGCTTGGCTCCTCGGCGCTTCTGTAAACTTAACATTTAGAGCTGTTTCAGAGAATTCTTCTGACCGATCCTTCCTACCATATCATACTGTCCCTCTTCACTTTATTGTTCACATCATAGAATTTGAAATACAGCTTCCTTCCCAGTCCAAATAGTGAACTCTTCTAAAACTAGTCAATGGTCTTTTCATCCCATGCTCTTGGCGGGGCTCACAGGAGAAAACGGCTGTGTTACAGTGTACATTGGCAAGGCTACAATCAGAAGAACTTGTACAAAGTTTTATTAATCAAGTCctgttttgttgattttcaattcTATTTATAGCATTGCCAATTTTCAGAAGATACACCGTCACCCAAAAGTTCGGAACTTTAATGCAATTCATTAGTTGAAGGAAATCATCATTACAAATTTGAATGATTATTAAATGGATTTGATTCTATTCTAATGAAAACAATTTAATAAATGAGTTTTATGTCAGTCTGTTGTACTATTGCAATATAACGGATGCTACATTTGAATGGCAGTGTGAAATTGATTTGGCTGAAAATTTATTCCTATTATGGTTGTGAAGTACCTTGGATTTCCTAAAAGGGATGTTTAAAAGTATTACATAAATGcatatttttcttttaatttatatTAGAGTGAAATCtctagattttttttattgaaaagcttttctttctttcattaaaTTTATCTTTAGGCTATTGTTGAATCTAGGCGAAGAAGAGTTTTCAAAGCCTCCTTTCAACATTGAGAGAGAACTTCATAGGAAAGCTATTCTAATGGAACTGGACAATATAAAAGCACTTGGAGTTAAACCCCCACAAAATCTCTGGGAATATAAGGTAAATACTTCTGAAATGCAACACCATGTATTGttgtttcttcccccccccccccgtgatgCAATGAATTGTTTGGTTTTATCTTGTGCCTTAATAGTGAAAGATTCAATTTTGCTCATCTAAAACAGCgtcacatgtttttttttctcagagaTGTACAACTGTGCTCCTCTATGCCATTCAGTTGATATCCTTAAGATGCATATTATGACTGATTTTATTTATGATAGTTATTTTTGTTTAAAATTAAGTCAAtaattttttctttcttctttgctTGCTTGGGATACAAATTTTTTTTTCAGGCAATGCACATAGGCAAGTCGCTGTTTCTGCTGTATGCTCTGAAGAGCTCCCCACGGTTGACGATGCTGTATCTCTATCTGTTTGATTACTCAGAAATCTTTCTGCCCCTTATCCACACCATTTCTCCTCAGAAGACCGAGACGACAGAGGATGCAGATATTTTTCGCAAGCACTGGGTAAATATTTTGTTACTTGAGTGAAGTAATTAGTTAAGATGTATTAATTTAGTGAATATACtagatgtggaattcattgtcgcgGACGtttgtgaaggccaaatcattggatatacttaaagtggaggatgataggtgtttgattagtaagggcattaaaggtcACAAGGAAAAGacaagggaatggggttgagaggaatggataaatcagccatgatggaatgttagagacttgatgggccaaatggcctaatcttgaTCCTATGTCTGATGCTGTTATTAGTGAGAACAACTGAGAACATTGCACATGTACTAATACTGGTACTCTtatctgagaagcaacttggatctgcttcaCTTTGCTTACTGGCACAACAACAGGtacacagcagatgctatctcatgaCTCTTCACTTatttctggaacatctggatagcaaagacgcatacatcaggatgctttttgtCCATGATAGCTCCGCATTCAATACTAttacctcctcaaaactaatcaataagcttcacaaCCTTAGCCTCAGTactttcttgtgcaattggatcctctattttctcacttgcagacgaGAATTGGCAGCAATGTCCCCTCCACAATTCTATCAGCTTAAGTGCGCCAGAAGTCTGTGTGCTTAGCGCTATGCTCTACctgctttacacttgtgactgtatggctaaacatagctccagtgccatatttaagtttgttgatgacgacactgtcgttggctgaatcaaaggtggtgatgaagtagcgtacaggagggagattgaaaatctggggcaccacaacaacaacctcttactcaatttTTGtctattattagattagattagattatgaggacacgcagtcctcttttattgtcatttagtaatgcatgcattaagaaatgatacaatattcctccggtgtgctatcacagaaacacaggacagaccaagactgaaaaactgacaaaaaccacataattataacatatagttacaacagtgcaacaataccataacttgatgaagaacagactgttagcacggtaaaaagttcaaagtctctggaaagtcccacatctcacacaggcggcagaaggaagaaaactctccttgccatacctgaccacagtccgactctgagtcgtccgaaaacttcgagctccgaccagccctctgacactgagcaccgagcaccatctctgctgagcgcttcgactccAGCCCCGGCGGCCttctctccggagattcttgatcgcacagtagcagcggcagcgaattgggcatttcagaagttactccagatcttCCATCAAATTTTTGtctattattagattagattagattatgaggacatcaaatcacggctgtctccatcaaatcagaattgtgcacggccacTGTTTAacgatacgatatcatttcaccggaggggctatgcgtgctgcgtcgcgccgccatcttctcctcccaccttgtgacttacatgaagatcagaacacattttgagtaattaatgcagaaaaccagataattgcaaaggattcacaaactttttcttgcaactgtatgtcaccatatagactcaggattgtttaatgtcatttccagtacacaagtgtaaggagaccaaagtaattgttattctggacttgatgcaacacaaaaagaaacaaaagataAATAACATAATAATAAGAGCACAGatataagtacataagatagTTCATATacattgactgtatgtccataaagtgatgctagtctgtatataagatgactgacaggaaataataaagtagtgatggaGTCACTGTATGATGGAGTCACAAATAGAGGCGCTGATCAGCCTAgctgcttggggaaggtaactgtttttgagtctggtggtcccggCGTGGGTGacatgtagcctcctccccggTGGGTGCAGgaccaacagtccatgagcagggtgtgtgggattttTCATGattttactggcccttttccatcacctttctgtatgtatgcccttgatggtgggtaggctggtgcgtTGGGTAGTTTGACTACACGTTGAATAGAACCTTCCtgtcacagtgcagtttccataccaagcaatgATGTGGTTTCTTAGGGTGCTGTCTACTGCGCATCTGTGGCATGatatgagtatggatgtgcaaagtctagctactctgagatttattttcttgtgggcattcactgcAGATACATAGCACCACAGAATCGATAAAAAGCTACATACAAAGACAgccaaacaaccaaagtgcaaaaatcAACAAATTGCGCAagtagaaaacaaaacaaaatagtaataatatataaataagtaatgaaTAATGTTGacgacatgagttgtagagtccttaaaagtgagtccatagtggaATTAGTTTAGTTTTGGTTTGAGCaatgttatccactctggttcaggagcctgatggttaaagggtaataactgttcctgaacctggtggtgtggaacctgaggctcctgtaccaccacctttaTGTCAGCAGCgggaagagagcacagcctgttTGGTGGGAGTAATTTGTACTGGCACGTACGTTCTGGTcctagggcagatcctctgaaatgataaagaAGTGGTAGTTGAAACCCCTATAAATTCCTACATTGTTTCAATTCATTACTTAATTAAGAAAAATTAGAACAACCCTGTATCTGTTCTGAAATAATCTGATTGTAGATTGATAGTATGACTCAGGTAGTGGAAAAAACCAGCGTTGATTGTCCCTTGGCATTCTTGTTTCTGGGTTAGAGCAATAAAAGTTTAAATTGCATTGTGGAGATCTTGATACAGAAATGCAGACagaaataaaccaattgtttggtatCAAATGACCTAACTGAAAGTCTCAAGGCTGGGTTTGTCTGTACTTGCACCACACCTGCCCTCCCCGATGCTTCTTCTCTGCCCCCGTCCCACACCCCTACCGCCGTGTCCACACTCgcctttcccaacatcctttgttcccgccagatttataaactctcTCTCTGCTTCACTTGAcagatatagtactgtgcaaatgatTAAGGTACCCTAGCTACATATGTCACATgtgtggactgttttctaaatggggagaaaatccaaaaatctgagatgcaaagggacttggaccactctaaaggttaacttgcaggttgagttggtggtgaggaaagcaaatgccatgttggcattcatttcgagaggtccagaatacaagagcagggttgtgattctgaggctttataaggcacgggtgaggcctcaccttgactattgtgaacaggtttgggtcccttatctgagaaaagaagtgctggctttggaaagggtcctgaggaggttcacaaggatgatttcaggaatgaaagggttatcatacaaggaatgtttgatggctgtgtgtctatactcattggaattcagaaggatagggcggggggggggggatctcattgaaacctttcggatgttgaaagacctagacagagttgatgtggaaaggatgtttcccaggaggggcgccctttcaaaacagagatgcggagaaatttctttagccacagggtggtgaatttgtcgaATTTGTTGTCAaatgcaactgtggaggccaggttgttgggtgtatttaaggtagaagatgataggttcttgattgggcatggcatcaaaggttacggggagaaggccaggaaatgggcttaaggaggaggaaaaaaagatcagccatgattgaatggcggagcagactcgttgggccagatggcctaattctgctcttgtatcttatggttttaatatGATTGCTATGTCCTTTTGAATAATCATCCCAGTATATTCTGTGACATTGTAATGAATTTCACCAGCAAGAATCTGATTGGGAATTTGGCCACCATGGATACTTCTTACAGCCTCATCAGCACAGAAGTTGTAtcttttaattttcatttatgTTAACAAAAAGAACCTTGAAATAATCAAATCCAGCTTTAAATTGATCATCCAGTAGTGTCTTGCATCTACCTGCTTGCACGCTGATTTTAAACCGTCCCCTTAATGAATTTGAGGACAGCAGTATTTCTGTACATATACAACTTCAACTCTTAATGATCTTCTAAACTGGTAAGCCCCAAGAAGCTTAAATCTCCCATCTACTTGTTCCGTCACTTGCCACAGTCCCATACCCCTGCTCTATACCACTTTGGCTTCCAATAGAAGTACTATCTGCTCTCAGCCGAAGGTAACTAATGAGATTAGCAGTGGGGAGATGCAACTAGATTCTTATTTTGATTGTTTATTGTGATTTGATTGTTAAACTTGTCATTTTGTTTAAAAATGTAAGTGGTTGACAAAGTGTTTTTAAGCTGAATTAATCTCTTatgaaatgtattttgaacttccaCTTGTTATGTAAAATCTTTTTCTCCTGAATATGTGCATTTACTCTGTCAATATTTCTCTTCAAAGTCTGATGACATCAGCTGGAAGCAGTGGGCTGAATTCTTTGTGAAATACTCCTTGATACCATATCAGTTAATTGCAGAATTTGCTTGGGATTGGCTAGACATGCACTACTGGACATCACGCTTCATAATTGTCAATGCAATGCTCCTATCTGTTCTGGAAGGCTTTGCATTCTGGAAGCTTTGGTCAAGAGGAGGACTCAGGTAACTATGGGGTTAACCTTGTTACTGATTTCTTCCTCTGTACCTTGAACATGTAACCAGAACTTGTGTGAAATTTGAGGCTAAAATAACTTTAGTCCtttatcaaagcaacacacaaaatgctggagtaactcagcaggtcaggcaggaactATGGAAAGGAgtgaactgtcaacatttcggcctgagacccttcttcaggacagagaaggAAGACTCCCTTGGGGTGGAgagcaccaccttatattccacctgggtacctccaacctgatggcatgaatatccatttctccttccGATGAACAgatctcccctcccacccccttcctctattcccctctctgacctttcacttcttttcacctgcctattacttcccctggttcccccctccttccctttctcctatggtccactctcctctcctatcagattccttcttctccggcccttgacctttcctacccacctggcttcacccatcatcttcctctccctctccccccgccttttaattcaggcatcttcctgctcctcagtcctgaagaagggtctcggcctgaacgatcgactgtttactcttttccatagatgctgcctgacctgctgagttcctccagcattttgtgcgtgttgctttggatctccagcatctgcagacttgggtGTTTATGATTTAGTCCTATGTATTCTCTAAATAAACTAGGAATTGGATGGATTTCTGCAAATAATTTATCTCATCCACGTATATTGGGGTCTGAGTTACTTtgttgtgggagggggaagaatcATCTCTCTTAGACAGCAAGTGACTGGAGCAATTTAGGATTTATTTTTTAATACTCCAGATTTTCTAATAACTTGGTCTAAATATTTGCCATTAAGGAATATTTCTACCCTCAATTCCCAAACATATTTATTCTGCTTACAACTATTTGTCAAACTGGCTCCCCTTGCCAAAATCACTCTGGCCATTAGCATGATTGAAAACATTTTTGAGCCTTGTTCTATACACTTCTGAATGCTGAAGGAATAAAGAATATGTTACTACAGAAAAGTGAGACCCATGTGATAAGTTAGTGGTGATTGGCAGAGCAGGAACAAGAGGCTATTCGGCCTACAGCTAGTTCTTATCTGATACCTATCCAACTTTATCCTTGAATAAATGGCATTTGGCACTTTTTGAAAACTTTTTGCAATATCCAAGCTTTGCTCCGGACTATTCAAATATAAGAAAGTGTAGAACAGCTAGTCATCTTCCTCCTCCCATGTGAATGTATTATGATGAGTCATCAACTCATTGATGGCCAGGCCAATTTGTGCATTATGGTATCTTCTGTAATCCTGGTATGGTTTTCACtttgcattcagtggccactttattaggtacaggaagtggcCCTCTACTGCTGTTAGCATCCCTTTCAAGGTTCAAgttgagcattcagagatgctcttttgcacaccactgtggttatttgagttattgtcaccttcatGTCAGTTTGAACAAGtttagggtggctaatgtaaccccactttttaaaaaaaggaggcagagagaaaccagggaattatagaccggttagcctaacatcggtggtggggaaactgctggagtcagttatcaaagacgtgatagcagcacatttggaaagcggtgaaatgatcggacaaagtcagcatggatttgtgaaaggaaaatcatgtctgacgaatctcagaattttttgaggatgtaactagtagagtggataggggagaaccagtggatgtggtatatttggatttttaaaaggcttttgacaaggtcccacacaggagattagtgtgcaaacttaaagcacacggtattaggggtaaggtattggtgtgggtggagaattggttggcagacaggaagcaaaagtgggaataaacgggaccttttcagaatggcaggcagtgactagtggggtaccgcaaggctcagtgctgggaccccagttgtttacaatatatattaatgacttggatgagggaattaaatgcagcatctctaagtttgcggatgacatgaagctgggcggctgtgttagctgtgaggaggatgctaagaggatgcagggtgacttggataggttaggtgagtgggcaaattcatggcagatgcactttaatgtggataaatgtgaagttatctactttggtggcaaaaacaggaaaacagattattatctgaatggtggccgattaggaaaaggggaggtgcaacgagacctgggtgtcattatacaccagtcattgaaagtgggcatgcaggtacagcaggcggtgaaaaaagcaagtggtatgctggcatttatagcgagaggattcgagtacaggagcaggggggtactactgcagttgtacaaggccttggtgagaccacacctggagtattgtgtgcagttttggtcccctaatctgaggaaagacatccttgctgtagagggaatacaaaggaggttcaccagattgattcctgggatggcaggactttcatatgatgaaagactggatgaactaggcttatactcgttggaatttagaagattgaggggggatctgattgaaacgtataaaatcctaaagggattggacaggctagatgcaggaagattgttcccgatgttggggaagtccagaacgaggggtcacagtttgaggataaaggggaagccttttaggaccgagactagaaaaaacttcttcacatagagggtggtgaatctgtggaattctctgccacaggaaacagttgaggccagttcattggctatatttaagagggagttagatatggcccttgtggctaaagggatcaggggttatggagagaaggctggtacagggttctgagttggatgatcagccatgatcatactgaatggcggtgaaggctcggagggccgaatggcctactcctgcacctattttctatgtttctattaacaagtctgcccatttccctctgacctctcattaataaggcatttttgctcTCAGAACTTCCACTCTCTggatttattttgttgtttttcacactattctctgtaaactctagggactgttgtgcatgaaaatcctaggaaatCAGCGGTTCCTGAGAAGCTCCACcaaccctgtctggcatcaactatcattgcacagtcaaagtcacttgggtcacatttatttctccattctgatgtttggcctgaacaacaactgaacctcttcaccatgtctgcatgctttcatgcattgagttgctgtcacatgattggctaattggaTATTCAATTAAtgggcaggtgtacctaataaagtggccactgagtgtatatgttaATAGTCTGTTTTGACCCCTTGATTAGTTGTGTTGTAGATGAGATCAAGATTTAAATGATTCGTAATTTCAAACCCTATCAGCTTTTTATCTTGATCTTTATCTCGATCAGATGTTTCTTCTCTGGACTGAACCAAATAATATGTAGCTTTTGTAGTCTTAACCTTAACCTTTGAGTTGAGCTCAATTTTCTAATCTTCAAGTTTGCAACACATTTTAAACAAAGTATTCTAACAGTTTTATTTAAACACATAAAATGTGAGAATAATTTGAAATTTTCTTTTAGGACCATCCCACAGAAAATGTGGAGCCATTTCTGGAAAGTATCAAGCCAAGGAAtccttgttgctattttgtggcCGATAATTCCTCAGTTTGTTTGTGACTGTCTATTTTACTGGGCTTTATACTTCAATCCCATCATAAATATTGACCTGGTGGTCAAGGAAGTGCGCCGTTTGGAAACCGAACATTTGTGACAGAAAAGTTGCTATCACATAACGGGCTAAGGGCAACCAATTACAGTTCTAATATTAATAATGTTCATATTTGTAAGTATACTTTTTTCACAGCTTGCACCCAGATACTGCAGTGAAACATTCAGAAATGATTAAGTTGAAGTTTGAAGAATTAATAATCAATCAATATAAAGAGACAAAACCATTTGCTCCATTTAACTGTGAATAGATTGGgattcagtaaatatatttttcaGTTCTCATTGCTGCAATTATCACATTGGCATTAAGTACCAATTCGCATGCATTCTTAACCTACACTTCTCCAACTTTTCCCTGCAAGTTTTGGTCAGAAAAGTAATCGTTTGATCATTTGTGACTCAGTAATACTTGTGATTCTACAAAACCCTGTGTGCTAGGTCACATGAATTTTTTAGTCTCGCAAGGGCTAAGTACATCATGTAACACTATCTAAAGTGTGAATAAGGGGAAAATATTGCAACTGATATTTTAACGCCTGTCTTCATAATTTATTTACTGTTGATTCAAatttttgaagttgtataagaaacCTGTGAAATTTTGTAATCACTTTTGCTGAATAAACTCTATTTTTGCATTTGTTTTATTGTTAGTCATACTGGAATAGCATATTGTCAAAGTGGGATATGAAATGTGAATGATGATCCACAATCATGTTTATACCAGTGAATCCATCAGCTTCCAAAAGAGATTAAATTGAGTTTTTATTAATATGTTTGTGTTTTATGAATTATGAATGATCAAAATTAATGTTCAAATTCATCTCCTCgcgtgattttaaaaaaactgggAGTCTCCAGCTCAACTGAAAGAAGTGTTCGATCGGTCTGTCAGACAAAGTTAATTTTTATCATGATTTTACAGATTCAGATAGAAAGCTGAAACTGATGAGAGATCATTGTTTAGATTGTGTTGCTTCATGAAAGCTATaaaatctttctacatctgactCCATCCCCCTCCGCCACCCACctacctctcccctcactcccctttcttcccccccccccaccaccttttggcttctgctccttcctttccagtcccaatgaagtgtcttggcccaaacgCAGAACTCTTATGTTTAAAATCTCCACAAAGTCAGTGCAAGGTGTGAGGGTGTGGGATGTATTGTCGCATTGTGTTCACAATAATGCTCTGAAACAAATTTTTGCCCTATTAGTTCCAGAAATTACTTGTTCAttcagtattgtgcaaaaatcttgggcacgtttaaaaaaaaacatctgtaaagtgaagatgctttcaaaataatgagaagctttttaatatttaaaaaaaaactacaagagCTTGTAGGTTATTCCAAGCACCTTGGAGAACttgtcacagttcttctgcagactgtggttgtctcgcttgcttctgtctctccaagtaatcccagacagcctctgATGTGGAGATCAGGGTTCTATAGAAGCCATACCATCTCAAACCATATTAAAAAATTGTAGAGATGTTTTTTGAGGAGGCACAATATATACTTGACAGACATATATAAAATCATAAGAGGAGtagacagggtgaaagcacataGCCATTTCCCCTGGGTGGgagtgctcaatacaagaaggCATAGgttaaagatttaaaagagatgcCAGGTGCGAAAACAGAACCTTTGGTCCTGCTTTTCCAGTGTTGTCCAAGTTGATTTCGTCTGTTGAGCTCATTGCCTTCTGAACCTCTCCAATTCCTGTTACTGTTGCTGCCTcagccactatttctggcagctcactccaagtATGCACCACTTGACTGTGTGAAGAAACTGCACTTGATGTATCTTTCACTTTGTCTATTCCTCTTCCGATTTTGTACCTCCTAGCAACACCCTGGttgatcttttctgcactctttctaggtTAATGACACCTTTCCCATAACAGTGACCAAcattacacaatactccaagtgcagcctcgccagtgttttataaaactaCACAACCTCTCAACTCCTTTACTGAATGCTCTAATTGATGAAGGCTGGCAtaccaaatcaacacacacaaaaattctggaggaatacagcagatcaagcagcatttatggaaatgaattaacagttgatgtttcgggccgagactgttCTTCAGGTCTGCATCATTGTAAGctgaccttcagggaatcctgcacgtgcactcccaggtccctttgcacctctgagttttgaattttcctccccattttaataaaatagtttatgcctttattccttctaccaaagtgaatgaccatgtaTTTCcttacactctattccatctgccacttctttgcccattctcccaatctgtctaagtctttctgcagtcactgtgcttccttaacactaccaaCCTCTCCACTGGATTTGAATGAAGAGTATGTTGACcagttgtatcatggcctggtatagcaacatcaatgtctttgaatggaaaagccttcaAAAAGTAGAAGATACAGCCTTCCCCACAATTAAGGACATCTACATGGAACCCTGTTgctggaaagctgcatccatcaccgcccaggacatgctctcttctcactgctgccatcagaaaggtggtCAGGAGCCTCATGATCCACACcaacatgttcaggaacagtttttactccTCAACCGTTAGGTTCTTGAACtagagtgaataacttcactcaccccatcagtgaactgttcccacaacctgttgactcactatcaaggacttggacagcagatttttttttttcacttacaggttttttttaatattctgtgtttttcacctgatcttcCACGttatttttgtgtgtgggggagggggatttgggggttgatgtgcctgttctgttttagttcatttttttgtgcaggggggagtgatgattgtgctgctgttgttttctttctttcatagctatctggagaagaatgatTTCAGTtgtatacttagataataaatgaaccttttgtGAAATTGTTTTGCATCATACAGTCTTGCCATTGGGTTTTAATTTTCCTACTTTTCATGTATTTCTAGATTATAATGTTTGGGTGGGGTAAAAAACAAGTGTATTTTCTTTCCTCTACAGCCCATTTAATACTTTTACCCTTGCAGACACAAGAGTTCTTTTGTGAGGGCACAGAAGTTGAATTGGCTGTATTGTTTTACATaaactcagttgccactttattcagtatctcctg encodes the following:
- the LOC134352104 gene encoding bifunctional apoptosis regulator-like isoform X1: MEGDVGLCNEQKYKEQNEDLEVSMLPEPSCYLSANEFSCHCCYEVLVNPTTLNCGHSFCRHCLALWWEASRKTECPECREKWEGFPKVNIVLRDAVEKLFPDDVRRRQEETQNNIKISKSFLAFEKFGSEQSRAVNQSVPWRRGGGFFSGVLTSLTCVAVVFLVYLWSRESEQDLLVHKPVAKWTAKEVTLWLEQLGQWATVYKDRFLEEEVNGRLLLNLGEEEFSKPPFNIERELHRKAILMELDNIKALGVKPPQNLWEYKAMHIGKSLFLLYALKSSPRLTMLYLYLFDYSEIFLPLIHTISPQKTETTEDADIFRKHWSDDISWKQWAEFFVKYSLIPYQLIAEFAWDWLDMHYWTSRFIIVNAMLLSVLEGFAFWKLWSRGGLRTIPQKMWSHFWKVSSQGILVAILWPIIPQFVCDCLFYWALYFNPIINIDLVVKEVRRLETEHL
- the LOC134352104 gene encoding bifunctional apoptosis regulator-like isoform X2, translated to MSKNTRNRMRTWSFCRHCLALWWEASRKTECPECREKWEGFPKVNIVLRDAVEKLFPDDVRRRQEETQNNIKISKSFLAFEKFGSEQSRAVNQSVPWRRGGGFFSGVLTSLTCVAVVFLVYLWSRESEQDLLVHKPVAKWTAKEVTLWLEQLGQWATVYKDRFLEEEVNGRLLLNLGEEEFSKPPFNIERELHRKAILMELDNIKALGVKPPQNLWEYKAMHIGKSLFLLYALKSSPRLTMLYLYLFDYSEIFLPLIHTISPQKTETTEDADIFRKHWSDDISWKQWAEFFVKYSLIPYQLIAEFAWDWLDMHYWTSRFIIVNAMLLSVLEGFAFWKLWSRGGLRTIPQKMWSHFWKVSSQGILVAILWPIIPQFVCDCLFYWALYFNPIINIDLVVKEVRRLETEHL
- the LOC134352104 gene encoding bifunctional apoptosis regulator-like isoform X3; the protein is MEGDVGLCNEQKYKEQNEDLEVSMLPEPSCYLSANEFSCHCCYEVLVNPTTLNCGHSFCRHCLALWWEASRKTECPECREKWEGFPKVNIVLRLLLNLGEEEFSKPPFNIERELHRKAILMELDNIKALGVKPPQNLWEYKAMHIGKSLFLLYALKSSPRLTMLYLYLFDYSEIFLPLIHTISPQKTETTEDADIFRKHWSDDISWKQWAEFFVKYSLIPYQLIAEFAWDWLDMHYWTSRFIIVNAMLLSVLEGFAFWKLWSRGGLRTIPQKMWSHFWKVSSQGILVAILWPIIPQFVCDCLFYWALYFNPIINIDLVVKEVRRLETEHL